Genomic segment of Candidatus Delongbacteria bacterium:
GCAAACCCTTCACCAGCAGCTCGAAGAGCGGCGTGTGCCGGCCCAGGCCCAGGATCAGCAGCAATAGGGAGGGCAGCAGCCAGGGCCAGATGCGCCGCCGGTCCTCGGCCTTCCAGAATGCCACGGCCAGCAGGGGCAGCCAGAAGGCTCCGGCATAGAGCGGAAAGGCCGTGTATTCCAGCGCGCCCCAGTAATTGGCTCCGCCGAAGCCCTTGGCGCCCGGCACCCACCAGCTGAACAGGTCTGAGGGCGGGAAGGAATAGGCTTCGGCGTAGCTGCCGCCGGCCACGGCGGACAGGGAGCCCGAGCGCATGCTCATCTCCGAGTACTCCAGCACGGGCAGATAGAGGAAGGCGACCAGCGCCAGGGCCACTCCCACCCAGGCCAGAGCCCGCAGCCCGGCGCCCAGCCAGGGACGGCCGGGTTCGCCGCGCATCTGCCAGAGCCGCACCAGCGTGTAGACCCCGGCGAAGAGCAGGAAGTACCAGCTCATCTGGATGTGCTTCACGCTGAGCAGCATGGCCAGACCCAGGGCCGCCACGGGCAGGGCGCGCAGACGCTTGTCCGTCAGCAGGCCCTCCAGCAGGTAGAGGTTGAGCGGCATCCAGCACACGGTCCAGAGCTTGATGGTGTGGCCGGCGCCCATCAGCCCTACCAGCGTGGTGCCGAAGGTCAGGCTGAGGGCGGCGAAGCCCGCGGCCAGCCAGGACAGTTCGCGCCGGCGCAAGTAGAGGAAACTGCCGCAGCCCAGCAGCAGCAGGTGGAAGACGTGCAGGACCACCGGATCCTTGAAGATGGGCAGCAGGCTGCCCAGGCCCCAGGAGCTGACCACCGACACCAGATAGGACGGCGTGACCATCAGGCTGGCGTAGCAGGGCATGCCGCCGAACAGGTAGGGGATCCACTGGACCACGTGGCCGTGCTCGAACATCTGCGCATGGCCGAAACGCGCGAAGGGCAGGCTCTTCACCGTGTCCGAGGGCAGCAGGGTCTGGCCGCTCAGGAAGGGATGGAGCAGAACCAGCAACAGGGCCAGCACGAGGCCGCCCAGCCAGAGCATCTGGTGTTTGGTTTTCATTCCCGCCTCAAGATTTGACGGCCCGGCGGGCCCGCCAGAGTTTGCCCAGCTGTCCGCTGCGCCGCTCGTAGGTTGCCAGGAACAGCCCGCCCGCCAGGGCGAAGCCCAGATTCACCCAGGGATTCCAGCCCTGCAGCCAGCCCTGCTCCAGCCCGGCCAGCGCCGCCAGACTGAGCAGCAGCGAAGGCGCGATCCAGCCCAGCACGAGCTTGGCGCCCAGGCCCAGGCGGCGGGCGTTGCCCAGCAGGATTCCCAGGGAGAACAGCCAGAAGGCGCCCAGCGCCGTCAGCGCGCCGGCCAGCGCCCGTTCCAGGCCCGCCACCGGTGGACCGTGGGCCAGCACGCGCTCCAGCCAGGGCTGCCAGACCGCCAGGGGGCGCAGATCCAGCCCCAGCAGCAGGCCCAGGCAGACCAGCGCCAGCAGTCCCACGTGGACGGCCCGCCCCTCACTCATCAACAAGCTGACCAGAATATAGGAGAGGAAGATCGGGCACATGCCCAGCACGGCCAGCTGCAGCACGGGCATGCCCGGCGTGAAGCGCGGCAGCAGCAGGGCGAAGAGCCAGGGCAGCTGGAGCAGGGTCAGGCCCAGCAGGAGGGGCGTGCCCACCGCCACCAGGCCGGACTGGCGCGCCACATCCGTCAGCAGGCCCGGGCGCCGAGCCGGGTCCCCCTGGCGGGCCGAGTAATCCGGGATCAGCAGGGTCAGCAGCACGGCGGGCAGCAGCAGCAGGCCGTCGCGGATCAGCACGCCCTGCTCGAAAATGCCCAGCGCCTGGGGCTCCAGCACGCGGCTCAGCACCAGCCGATCCCCGACGATGAGCAGCATGAGCAGGAGCGAGGCCAGCGCCAGCGGCGGACCCGAGCGCCCCAGCCGGCCCAGGGCGCGGGCGTCGAAATGCGGCCGGCTCACCGCCCCGTGGCGCGCGGCCCAGACCAGGCTGCCCGTAAGGGAGAGCGCGACGCCCGTGTGCAGGGCGTAAACCTGGGCGCTGGCTGGCATCGTGAAGAGCAGGATCAGCACCAGCCCGGCCCGCAGCAGTCCTTGCAACACCTGCAAGAGGGCCAGTTCTTTGATGCGCCGGCTGCCGGTGAGCGAACTCAGGCTGACCTTGAAGGCCATGTGCGCCAGGCCCGCCAGCACGGCCAGCCAGTAGAGGCGGGAGTCGCGGATGGATTCGCCCGCCACGGCCTGGTAGCCGGCGGCGACCAGCAGCACGGCAAGGCCGGTGAGCAGGCCGGCGGCCCAGCTGGCGGCCAGCAGGGATCGGCGCTGCTCGGGGGCCTGGCCCTCGGCCAGCGGCAGCTCGCGCACCAGCCCGTCGGCGAAACCCAGGGTCAGGAAGGGCGCCACGGCGAGCATCAGGTTGGGCAGCGAGAGTTGCCCCAGACCCTCCGGGCCGATGACGCGGGCCACCACCCAGCCCACCGCAATGCCCAGCACGCGCACGCCCAGCCGCGCGCCGGCCAGGCCGCCCGCCTCGCGGACCAGGTTGCGCGCCGGCGCCGCCGTAGGCGGGCTCATCGGGTCACCCACGCCACCCGGGCCCGGCGCAGGACGCTTCGCAGCGGCCCGGGCAGCCGGCTGAAGGCCGCCAGACGGCGCGCGACGCCCGCGGACAGGCCGTGGGAGCGGGCCAGCGCCAGTTCGGCGCGCGCCTCGGGGCCGCGTCCGCCCATCAACAAAGCCCGGGCGACTTCCAGGTGATAGTGGGCCAGGCGCTGTTCCGCGGGCTCGGGCAGCAGCGCCGGGGCCGTCAGCAGGCCGGCATCCAGCGGATCCGGCTCGCCGCGCCGCCGGGCGGCCGCGCTCTGGCGGGACAGCTCCGCGAAGCGGGCCTGGGCGCCGCGATACTTGAAGGAGATGGAGTCCGGCTCCATCACCCAGTCGGACAGGGTTTGGGGCAAATTGTCCAGCGGGCCGCGCTCGGAGAGCCGCAGGAACAGGTCCAGGTCCAGGCTGAAGCGGAAGAAGGGCCGGTAGCCGCCCACGGCGCTCAGCGCGTCCCGACGGATCATCACGGAGGAGTGCTGGAACAGGTTGAGGCGCATCAGGCCGCGCCGCAGCCGGGCGGGATCGCGCACCACCTCGGATTCGCCCAGCACCCGGCCCTGCGCGTCCAGGCGCCGCACGCGGCAACCCGTCAACAGCAGCTCGGGATGCGCGCGCAGGTGGTCCAGTTGGAGCGCCAACCGCTCCGGGTGACACAAATCGCCGCAGTCCAGGCGCGCCACGAAGCGGCCCCGGGCCACGACCAGCCCGCTGTTGGCGGCCACCGCCGGTCCCTGGTTCGCCTGCTGCACCAGCTGGAGGCGCGCGTCGCCGCGCTCGCGCACCAGCTGGGCCGTGCCGTCGGTGGAGCCGTCGTCCACCACCACGACCTCGCTGTCCGCGGGCAGGGCCGCGCACAGGCTGTCGAGGGTTCGACCCAGGCTCTGCTCGCCGTTGTAGGCGGCGATCACGACGCTCAGCTCCACCAGTCGGCCTCCGGCGGTGATCCCAAAAAGAGCCGAAGCATCCAGTTGGATGCTTCGACATGAGCTGCAGATCTCGGCGTGAAACTTAACGGATCAGGCTGACCTTTCGCACCTGGGCGCGGCCCGCCGCCTCAAGCCGCAGCAGGTAGAGTCCCGAGGGCAGCGTGCCGGCGTCCAGTTGGAAGTCCCGCCGACCGGGTTCCAGCAGCCCCTCGTGCAGGGTGCGCACCAGCTCGCCGCGCAGGTTGAACAACTGCAGGCGGGCCGCTCCCAGCCCGGGCACGTCCACGCTCACGTGTGTCACGGGATTGAAGGGATTCGGCCAGGGCAGGCCCAGCGACCAGGCCGCCGGCACCTCCTCGTCGGCTTCCACCACCTGCTCGCAGAGCAATTGCGTGGCGCCGATCCAGCCGCAACCGGAGCCGAAGGGGTTCTGGCCGGGCCGGCAGGGCGAGCTCTCCTCCACGCGATAGGGCCACTCCCCGCCGTCGCAGAAGTGCGGATCCGCGAAGCCGTTGCCGCCCTCATTCGTCCAGTAGCCGCTGACGGGCCACTGGTTGGCGGGCGTGTTGCCCCACTGCAGGTTGCAGGCCAGGTAGCCGTGGGCCGAGTAGGCGATGTCGATGGGATAGTTGCCGGCATTCCCCACCAGCAGGTTGCGTGTCACGCTGACCGTGGTGCCGGGCTCCGAGAGCGCGATGGCCGAGCCCACCCAGTGGCAGTGGTTGCCCTTGAAGGTGTTGCCCTCGATCACGGGCGAGCCGTACATGGCCCGCAGCCCGCCGCCCTTGCCGTTGCTGAAGCCGTTCTGGGCGGGCATGGTGTCGTTGTCCTCGATGAGGTTCTCCAGCACGAGGCTGGCCGAGGACTGCAGGTAGATGCCGCCGCCGTAGTGCGCCGTGTTGGCGCGGATCCGGTTCTGCTCGATGCGCGGGCTGGAATCCCAGGCGAAGATCCCGCCGCCCACGCCGGCGGGCCAGGCCGCCCGGTTGTTCTCGATCCAGTTGTGGCGAATCAGCGGGCTGCTGTTGTTGCGGCAGAAGACGCCGCCGCCCACGCCGCCGCGGCTCACGCCGTTCAGGAAGACCGGGGTGCCGGTGCCGCCCTGGATGGTGAAGCCCTCCAGCACGGTGCTGGGGGTCTGTCCACTCTGGAAGGTGACCACGGAGCCCGATGTGGCGGCGAGCACGGTGCTCTGGGGGCCGGCCACGGAGCGCAGTTCCACCGCGTGGGCAGGAAAGATCAGGTTGCCCGGATAAACGCCCGGCGCGACGAGCACCACGTCGTGGGCGGCGGAGGCCTGGAGGGCCGCGCCGATGGTGGCGAAGTCCTGGGGGACTTCCAGCACAACGGCCTGGGCGGCCGCGCTAAGCAAAAGGGTGGCGAACAGCTTCATGCATGCTCCCAAGTGGATGAGTGGAACGGGGGGAACCGGACTCAACCTAGGCCTTCGCCGCCAGCCAATCAACCAGTTTTTCACTGGAGTGAGAATCAATTCGTTTGATGTTTGTATTGACTAACTCTCGCGCAACCGGCTGAAGCCGCCGGACGGTTGACTCCTGGCGCCGGATTACTGGACGTCCAGGATGAAGAAGAGGCAGTAAAGGGACGGCGCGGGGCGGAACTCCCGCCGGATCTGGAAGCCCGCTGCGCGAATGGCCCGGCGCACGACCCGGCGCTCGGTGCCGCGCTTGCCCACTTCCCAATAGTGCTGACCGTCCCAGCGGTGGCGCTTCCAGTGCGGCAGCCCCAGATGCAGGCCGTGACTGCCCAGGTTGGTGAACTGCCCCAGCAGTCCCAGTCCCAGGAAGGGCGCCGGCAGGCTGAGCACCACCCGGCCCCGGCAAACCCGGCGCAGCTCGGCCAGCGTGGGCCCGAACTCCGCCCAGGGCAGATGCTCCAGCACCTCGGCGGCCAGCACGCAATCGAAGCTCTTGTCCGGGCAGGGGATGTGGCTGACGTCGCCCACCAAATCCGGCTGCAGGGCAGGATCCAGATCCAGGGTCTGGACCTGCAGGCCCCACTGGCGCATGATCCACGTCGTATGGCCATTCCCGGGACCCACTTCAAGGACCCGACCAACCTTCCCAACATATGTTGCGCATTCATTAGCCTGATGCCAATGAGTAACGTAGCGGGACACGTCGAGATACTTACGATCGTAAATACTAGGATCTACTTGAATTTCTCGTTTCTGTGTCATTCTCAGTTCTTTTTATTGATTCTTAGTACAAACATAAATCTCTCCGGACGCCGGAGTTAATCCCATCTTTTCAATGTCATCCTTTTCAAATAGCTCATTAACAGTCCAAACCTTCACAATAAATCCGGCCTCCACCAAACGGTCCACATAATCAGACCCATATCTTCTGACGTGGTCTTCCTGACCATAGTGTCTCAGTCGTTCCTTTGGATCCACGATCGCGGGATCTTCAAAGGTCAATCCTGGAAAAATTGGAACCAGTAGAATCGCCCATCCATTCTTTTTCAGAATGCGCTGGAATTCCCTCATCGCCTTTCGATCATCATTCACATGTTCCAACACATGACTACAATATATAACGTCTATCGATTCATCATCCAGTTTTATATCTGTTATATCCATCTTTATGTCTGCTCTTGGATTAAACAGATCGGCTGTTACATAGTTATTTCCTAATTTTTTACGCAACAACGGCTGAAAACATCTTTCTGGTGCAACATGCAAAACACGTTTTGTTCGACCATTAAACAAGTCTGTTTGTTGCTGAAAGAACAACCACATGAAACGATGTCTCTCAAGCGCCCCACAATGCACACATTCCGCATCTTGTCTTTTTGGATAACCAAAACCCCGAAACTTCTTAGACTCACTACCACAAACCGGACAAAGTCTACCCTCACCAATATATGGAATAGACTTCACTTTCCACAACAAATCACGAATGGGTGTCCGTATCCATTTTGGAATCACTGTTAAGATATTCATTGAATTCTCCAATTTGCGAGTTACGTCGCAACCTCAGAAATGACTCATGATCAAGAAATGCCACGCTTCGACATGAGCGACAAGAGGAAAATGGCGATGTTGAATATTCATCGCAAGCTGTTTTTTCTCTTGCTATCTCGAAGTCCGAATTGTAAGATTCGCCCGTTGCACAAACCGAATTTCAGTACGAGGCAAGCCATGAAGCTCCTTTCCGTTCTTTCGTTCCTTCTTCCATCCCTAGTCTACGCCGTGGATGCGCCCAATGTTACGATTTCGGCGACCACTGACGGCGATAGTGTTTATGTCCAGCTTGGATGGGACGCTGTATCTGGAGCAGATCGCTACTTGATTTACAAGAATCAAGCACCCGGTTTTGACCCACTTCTTATCGGAACAACCAGTTCGATGCAATTCTCGCATTCAATGCCGACAAATTGGGATTGGCAATTTCAGCCATTGATAATTGGTTCATTCATTATTACAGCCGATAGTTTGATTATCGGCCAAAACAATTTGATAAATATTCCTCCAGGAACTTTTAGCATGGGTCAAACAGGAGTCGCAACTCCAGAGCACATTGTGACATTGACTAATTCAGTTCTTATAAGTCAATTTGAGATATCAAATAAGCAATATTTGGAGGCCGCGCAGTGGGCGTTGGACAATGGATATGCTACGATTTCGAATGGAAATTTAGTCGCATATGGTCAAGTTCTGGTCAACATGTCCAGTAGTTATTGTGAAATCGCTAACGACAATGGCCAATTGTATTTACGTAGAGCCCCCGGCGCTGACGATTGGGGCTTTGAGGAATGGAACTCTTATGACCCAGCCGTGCATCCCATCAAGGAAGTGAGTTGGTATGGGGCTGCTTGTTATTGTGATTGGATCAGTATAATGGAAGATTTAACCCCTTATTATGAGGGAGCGTGGAGCCAGATCCCTTCATTGAGAAATCCCTATCTGGCAGAAGGATACCGAATGCCGACAGAGGCGGAGTGGGAGTATGCGGCACAAACAGGTGATGAACGATCCTATCCTTGGGGAAACACGACTCCAACGTGCCTGCATGCAAACTTCCGTCCGAATGTTCTCTGTGTGGGTTGGACGAGTCCTGTGGGCACACATCCAGATGGCGCCAATAGTTTTGGCATATCAGACATGGCGGGGAATGTGTGGGAGTGGTGTAACGATGCTTCTGGTCCATATAGTAGCGCTACACAAACCAACCCCGTAGGTCCGTCCAACAATGATAGTCGTGTTCGAAGAGGAGGTAGCCTGGGCTATGGGTCGCTGACCTTGTTGTGCGCGGCCCGTGATGGGAGCGGTCCGTCTCACACGAACAGCAGCATTGGATTCCGGATCTGCAGAACCGTGCATTGACCGAAGGTTCCCTTGAGCGCGCCCAGACGCCCGGCCTTCCCTCACTGGCCGGGCGTTTCCTTTTCTGCGGGCAGTAGATGGTCAGGCATGGATTCGTGCTGAACCGTTTCGGGCGCCGTGTCTGGCACCGTGCCTGACACCACCTCGCGGAATCGTCCAATCCGTTGGACCAGGATGGACAGCAAAGAAGCGCCGAGACAACCTATGGCGATGTAGATCAAGGACTTCCTGAACCGTGTCAGGCACCGTGCCTGGTACCACTTGGGATTCGTGTCTGGCACCGTGCCTGACACCACCTCGCGGATTTGTCCAATCCGTTGGACCAGGATGGACAGCAACTGAAGCGCCGAGACAACCTGTGGCGCTGCAGGTCAAGGACTTGCTGAGCCGTGTCAGGCACCGTGCCTGACACCACTTGATTGGTTGTGTATCCATCAGGGAACGGACTCCCGCCATCCTGTGATCAGCTGCGCCAACTCCCCTCTTCCCTGACAAATCCCGCATGGACCGACGTCTCCATCTCTGCTTGTCCACCCTCGTACACGGGCATCGCCAAGGGATCGGATCCCCACTGGAATTGCCGCATCCCGCCGCGGGCACCGGGCGTAGGAGCGCGCGGAGGTACCCATGTCACGACCCGAACGCTGCGACATCGCCGGTTCGATCCAGCACGTCATCCTGACGGGACATGACCGCTGCAACGTGTTCCACCAAGACGCCGATTGCAGCTCATTTCTTTCCCGACTGCAAGGTCTGATCAGACGGGACCACTGCGCACTGCATGGCTATTGTCTGATGCGGAATCACGTCCATCTGATCCTGACCATTGGCAAGGACAATGCCATGCAGCGGCTGATGCAATCCGCTTGCAGCGGGCACAGCCGGCGCATGAATCGCCAGCTGGCCCGGTCCGGGTCCTTTTGGAATCAGCGCTATTGGTCCGAACCGTTGCTGGATGAGGACAGGATTGCCACCTGCCACTTGTACGTGGATTCCAATCCAGTCCGGGCCGGGATTGTGCAAAGGCCGGCTGACTATCGTTGGTCGAGCTACCTCATCCATGCCCATGGAGAACCGTCCACGCTGATTGTCCCCACTCCCTGGTACCTCGGCTTGGCGGAGACGGCTTCCGGGCGCCAGGCTGTGTACCGCCGACTGATGTCCGTGTACTTGGACAAATGGCGCGTCCGGTGTCAGGCATGATGCCAGAGCATGACGCAAAAGGCCCGGCCGCTTGCGCGACCGGGCCTCGTACGTTGCCGTGTGAGGGCAGGAGTCCTAGTCCTCCTGGGCGGCCTCGGCGCGGGCGCGGGCCTCGGCCTCGGCCTGGGCGGCCTCGCGGGCGGCGTCCTCTTCCTGACGCTGCCGCAGGTAGGGGTCTTCCACGTGGAGTGTGTCGTACTTGCGCAGACCCGTTCCGGCGGGAATCCGGTAGCCCATGATCACGTTCTCCTTCAGGCCGATCAGGCTGTCGGAGCGGGCGTGGATCGCGGCCTCGGCCAGCACGCGCGTGGTCTCCTGGAAGCTCGCGGCGGAGATGAAGGAGTCCGTGTTGAGCGCGGCCTGGGTGATGCCCATCAGCACCGGCTCGAAGATCGCCGGCTGGGCCGGGCGCACTTCGGGATCCTTCACGTCGGAGCCTTCCCGGCGCATCTCGCGCAGGCGGGACAGTTCGTCGGCCAAGCGCTCGCGGGTCACCAGTTCGCCGATATGGAAGAAGCTGTCCTGGACGGCCTCCACGACGACCATGTTGTGCATTTCCTGGTTCAGGCGCTTGAACTTGTTGCCGTCCACCAGGTCGCCTTCCAGATACATCGTGTCGCCCGGATCCGTGATCCGCACCTTCTGCATCATCTGGCGCACGATCACTTCGATGTGCTTGTCGTTGATGCGCACGCCCTGGAAGCGGTAGACCTCCTGGATCTCCTCCACCAGGTGCTTCTGCACCTCCATCGGGCCCAGCACGCGCAGGATGTCCTGGGGCACGCGGTTGCCCTCGCACAGCTTGTCGCCGGCCTCGACGTACTCGCCGTCATGCA
This window contains:
- a CDS encoding transposase gives rise to the protein MSRPERCDIAGSIQHVILTGHDRCNVFHQDADCSSFLSRLQGLIRRDHCALHGYCLMRNHVHLILTIGKDNAMQRLMQSACSGHSRRMNRQLARSGSFWNQRYWSEPLLDEDRIATCHLYVDSNPVRAGIVQRPADYRWSSYLIHAHGEPSTLIVPTPWYLGLAETASGRQAVYRRLMSVYLDKWRVRCQA
- a CDS encoding class I SAM-dependent methyltransferase; this encodes MNILTVIPKWIRTPIRDLLWKVKSIPYIGEGRLCPVCGSESKKFRGFGYPKRQDAECVHCGALERHRFMWLFFQQQTDLFNGRTKRVLHVAPERCFQPLLRKKLGNNYVTADLFNPRADIKMDITDIKLDDESIDVIYCSHVLEHVNDDRKAMREFQRILKKNGWAILLVPIFPGLTFEDPAIVDPKERLRHYGQEDHVRRYGSDYVDRLVEAGFIVKVWTVNELFEKDDIEKMGLTPASGEIYVCTKNQ
- a CDS encoding glycosyltransferase family A protein; this translates as MELSVVIAAYNGEQSLGRTLDSLCAALPADSEVVVVDDGSTDGTAQLVRERGDARLQLVQQANQGPAVAANSGLVVARGRFVARLDCGDLCHPERLALQLDHLRAHPELLLTGCRVRRLDAQGRVLGESEVVRDPARLRRGLMRLNLFQHSSVMIRRDALSAVGGYRPFFRFSLDLDLFLRLSERGPLDNLPQTLSDWVMEPDSISFKYRGAQARFAELSRQSAAARRRGEPDPLDAGLLTAPALLPEPAEQRLAHYHLEVARALLMGGRGPEARAELALARSHGLSAGVARRLAAFSRLPGPLRSVLRRARVAWVTR
- a CDS encoding right-handed parallel beta-helix repeat-containing protein encodes the protein MKLFATLLLSAAAQAVVLEVPQDFATIGAALQASAAHDVVLVAPGVYPGNLIFPAHAVELRSVAGPQSTVLAATSGSVVTFQSGQTPSTVLEGFTIQGGTGTPVFLNGVSRGGVGGGVFCRNNSSPLIRHNWIENNRAAWPAGVGGGIFAWDSSPRIEQNRIRANTAHYGGGIYLQSSASLVLENLIEDNDTMPAQNGFSNGKGGGLRAMYGSPVIEGNTFKGNHCHWVGSAIALSEPGTTVSVTRNLLVGNAGNYPIDIAYSAHGYLACNLQWGNTPANQWPVSGYWTNEGGNGFADPHFCDGGEWPYRVEESSPCRPGQNPFGSGCGWIGATQLLCEQVVEADEEVPAAWSLGLPWPNPFNPVTHVSVDVPGLGAARLQLFNLRGELVRTLHEGLLEPGRRDFQLDAGTLPSGLYLLRLEAAGRAQVRKVSLIR
- a CDS encoding class I SAM-dependent methyltransferase, whose translation is MTQKREIQVDPSIYDRKYLDVSRYVTHWHQANECATYVGKVGRVLEVGPGNGHTTWIMRQWGLQVQTLDLDPALQPDLVGDVSHIPCPDKSFDCVLAAEVLEHLPWAEFGPTLAELRRVCRGRVVLSLPAPFLGLGLLGQFTNLGSHGLHLGLPHWKRHRWDGQHYWEVGKRGTERRVVRRAIRAAGFQIRREFRPAPSLYCLFFILDVQ
- a CDS encoding SUMF1/EgtB/PvdO family nonheme iron enzyme, with the translated sequence MKLLSVLSFLLPSLVYAVDAPNVTISATTDGDSVYVQLGWDAVSGADRYLIYKNQAPGFDPLLIGTTSSMQFSHSMPTNWDWQFQPLIIGSFIITADSLIIGQNNLINIPPGTFSMGQTGVATPEHIVTLTNSVLISQFEISNKQYLEAAQWALDNGYATISNGNLVAYGQVLVNMSSSYCEIANDNGQLYLRRAPGADDWGFEEWNSYDPAVHPIKEVSWYGAACYCDWISIMEDLTPYYEGAWSQIPSLRNPYLAEGYRMPTEAEWEYAAQTGDERSYPWGNTTPTCLHANFRPNVLCVGWTSPVGTHPDGANSFGISDMAGNVWEWCNDASGPYSSATQTNPVGPSNNDSRVRRGGSLGYGSLTLLCAARDGSGPSHTNSSIGFRICRTVH
- a CDS encoding oligosaccharide flippase family protein; the protein is MSPPTAAPARNLVREAGGLAGARLGVRVLGIAVGWVVARVIGPEGLGQLSLPNLMLAVAPFLTLGFADGLVRELPLAEGQAPEQRRSLLAASWAAGLLTGLAVLLVAAGYQAVAGESIRDSRLYWLAVLAGLAHMAFKVSLSSLTGSRRIKELALLQVLQGLLRAGLVLILLFTMPASAQVYALHTGVALSLTGSLVWAARHGAVSRPHFDARALGRLGRSGPPLALASLLLMLLIVGDRLVLSRVLEPQALGIFEQGVLIRDGLLLLPAVLLTLLIPDYSARQGDPARRPGLLTDVARQSGLVAVGTPLLLGLTLLQLPWLFALLLPRFTPGMPVLQLAVLGMCPIFLSYILVSLLMSEGRAVHVGLLALVCLGLLLGLDLRPLAVWQPWLERVLAHGPPVAGLERALAGALTALGAFWLFSLGILLGNARRLGLGAKLVLGWIAPSLLLSLAALAGLEQGWLQGWNPWVNLGFALAGGLFLATYERRSGQLGKLWRARRAVKS